Proteins encoded together in one Argiope bruennichi chromosome 1, qqArgBrue1.1, whole genome shotgun sequence window:
- the LOC129972957 gene encoding uncharacterized protein LOC129972957 has translation MLNVPRQTVSHAVYRFKEFCSDGPCPGSGRKRMVNTYNNHKTTKKHLNNILDTNRIRTTSYHPQSNGLVERFHRDLKSSIIAHCQPNWTETIPIVLLGIRSAIKPDINATCAELVFGTTLRLPSDILTSKVDLSIPTDTYVSKFKALMQSINPIPTSRHSVKPIYIHPSLSTCSHLFLRVDSVKPPLSPPYTGPHLVISRKDKTFVLKVNNKNVTVSIDRVKPAYVLTGSDDSLPSVSATIHKTEGELFSKNEQLPTKPTTTRSGRHVHFPTRLITEI, from the exons ATGCTTAATGTGCCTCGACAAACAGTATCTCATGCAGTCTATCGTTTCAAAGAGTTTTGCAGTGATGGTCCATGTCCAGGAAGTGGACGAAAACGTATGGTGAACACTTACAATAATCATAAGACCACCAAAAA acatttgaataatattttggataCAAATCGAATCCGCACAACGTCCTACCATCCCCAATCCAATGGACTTGTAGAACGTTTCCACAGGGATCTTAAGAGTTCTATTATAGCCCATTGTCAACCAAACTGGACTGAAACTATTCCCATAGTTTTACTCGGAATTCGATCTGCAATTAAACCAGACATAAATGCCACATGTGCTGAATTAGTCTTTGGTACAACCCTCAGATTGCCTTCTGACATTTTAACCTCAAAAGTAGATCTATCAATACCAACAGatacttatgtatcaaaattcaaagcattaATGCAATCTATAAATCCTATCCCTACGTCTAGACACTCGGTTAAGCCTATTTATATTCATCCATCCTTAAGTACTTGCTCTCATTTATTTTTGAGAGTGGACAGTGTTAAACCTCCCCTTTCACCTCCTTACACTGGTCCACACCTTGTAATCAgcaggaaagataaaacttttgtattaaaagttaataataaaaatgtcacaGTTTCCATTGACCGTGTCAAACCTGCTTATGTGTTGACAGGATCTGATGACTCGTTACCTTCTGTATCTGCAACTATTCATAAAACTGAAGGtgaacttttttctaaaaatgaacaattaccgACAAAACCAACTACCACTCGTAGTGGACGTCATGTCCATTTTCCAACGAGGTTAATTACTGAGATATAA